Proteins encoded in a region of the Geobacillus genomosp. 3 genome:
- a CDS encoding NADH-quinone oxidoreductase subunit D — translation MLRTEEMILNVGPQHPSTHGVFRLILKIDGEIIQEATPVIGYLHRGTEKIAEGLQYTQIIPYTDRMDYLSAMTNNYVLCHAVETMMGIEVPERAEYLRVLAMELGRVASHLVWWGTYLLDLGATSPFLYAFREREMIINLLNELSGARLTFNYMRIGGVKWDAPDGWIDKVKQFVPYMREKLAGYHDLVTGNEIFRERVTGVGRYTKEEAISYSLSGVNLRSTGVKWDLRKDEPYSIYDRFEFDVPVREGGDCLARYECRMAEMEQSLRIIEQACEQFPADGPIIGKVPRIIKAPPGETFVRIEAPRGEIGCYIASDGKKEPYRLKFRRPSFYNLQILPKLLKGENLANVIAILGSIDIVLGEVDG, via the coding sequence ATGCTGCGCACAGAAGAAATGATTTTAAACGTCGGCCCCCAACACCCGAGCACGCACGGGGTGTTCCGCCTCATTTTAAAAATTGATGGTGAAATCATCCAAGAAGCGACGCCGGTCATCGGTTACTTGCACCGGGGGACGGAAAAAATCGCCGAAGGGCTCCAATATACGCAAATCATCCCGTACACCGACCGGATGGACTATTTGTCGGCGATGACGAACAACTATGTGCTTTGCCATGCGGTCGAAACGATGATGGGCATTGAAGTGCCGGAGCGGGCCGAGTATTTGCGCGTTCTTGCCATGGAGCTCGGGCGGGTCGCCAGCCACCTCGTCTGGTGGGGGACGTATTTGCTTGACCTTGGCGCGACGAGCCCGTTTTTGTACGCGTTCCGCGAGCGCGAAATGATTATTAATCTATTAAATGAGCTGTCCGGGGCGCGGCTGACGTTCAACTATATGCGCATCGGCGGCGTCAAATGGGACGCGCCGGACGGCTGGATCGACAAAGTGAAGCAGTTCGTCCCGTACATGCGCGAAAAATTGGCCGGCTACCACGACCTTGTCACCGGCAACGAAATTTTCCGCGAACGCGTGACAGGCGTCGGGCGGTATACGAAAGAAGAAGCGATCAGCTATTCGCTGAGCGGCGTCAACTTGCGGTCGACCGGCGTCAAATGGGATTTGCGCAAAGATGAGCCGTACTCGATCTATGACCGCTTCGAGTTCGACGTGCCGGTGCGAGAAGGCGGCGATTGCCTCGCCCGCTATGAATGCCGGATGGCGGAAATGGAACAGTCGCTCCGCATCATCGAGCAAGCGTGCGAGCAGTTTCCGGCTGACGGGCCGATCATCGGGAAAGTGCCGCGCATTATTAAGGCGCCGCCGGGTGAGACGTTTGTCCGCATCGAGGCGCCGCGCGGCGAGATCGGCTGCTATATTGCGAGCGACGGAAAAAAAGAGCCGTACCGCCTCAAGTTCCGGCGCCCGTCGTTTTACAATTTGCAAATACTCCCGAAGCTGCTCAAAGGGGAAAACTTGGCCAATGTCATCGCCATTCTCGGATCGATTGACATTGTGCTCGGGGAGGTCGATGGATGA
- a CDS encoding NADH-quinone oxidoreductase subunit C, translating to MDEEKDLAQRKREAAERAKQLARERLAAKQAAEQAKSADSPPADGVKTPSDSSASPANKESDVAQPASAEDLAAAKKRAAEEARAKAAELRRQREASASGATGDDLEAAKKKAAEEARAKAAELRRQREASASGATGDDLEAAKKKAAEEARAKAAELRRQREASASGATGDDLEAAKKKAAEEARAKAAELRRQREASASGATGDDLEAAKKKAAAAAKAKAAALAKQKAAEAAGSDDELAKQKAAAAAKAKAAAAAAKAKAAAAARAKAGAAKAGDGAEKPSSPSPNDPLLQKYVRVIQEHLGPDVLEDAYVNRLAKDVPTLVVNKESYYKVAEFLKYNEQLRFDYLSELHGTDFQTHMEVYVHLYSYPNRQPVALKVKIERDNPEIDSLVPLWPGANWPECEAYDLLGIRFRGHPNLIRIFLGEQWVGHPLRKDYEPYDAEV from the coding sequence ATGGATGAGGAAAAAGATTTGGCCCAGCGAAAAAGAGAAGCGGCCGAGCGGGCGAAGCAGCTGGCGCGCGAACGGCTGGCCGCCAAGCAGGCGGCCGAACAGGCCAAGTCGGCCGACAGTCCTCCCGCCGACGGTGTGAAAACACCTTCGGATTCGTCTGCCAGCCCGGCAAACAAAGAGTCGGATGTGGCGCAACCAGCATCAGCTGAAGATCTCGCAGCAGCGAAAAAACGGGCCGCGGAAGAAGCGCGAGCGAAGGCAGCCGAACTGCGCCGTCAGCGCGAGGCGTCAGCGTCGGGTGCGACAGGCGACGACCTTGAGGCGGCGAAGAAGAAAGCGGCGGAAGAAGCGCGGGCGAAGGCAGCCGAACTGCGCCGTCAGCGCGAGGCGTCAGCGTCGGGTGCGACAGGCGACGACCTTGAGGCGGCGAAGAAGAAAGCGGCGGAAGAAGCGCGGGCGAAGGCAGCCGAGCTGCGGCGACAGCGTGAGGCATCGGCGTCGGGTGCGACAGGCGACGACCTTGAGGCGGCGAAGAAGAAAGCGGCGGAAGAAGCGCGGGCGAAAGCAGCCGAACTGCGCCGTCAGCGTGAGGCGTCAGCGTCGGGTGCGACAGGCGACGACCTTGAGGCGGCGAAGAAAAAGGCGGCAGCGGCAGCGAAAGCCAAGGCGGCGGCACTGGCCAAACAAAAGGCCGCTGAAGCGGCGGGAAGCGACGATGAGCTGGCGAAACAAAAAGCGGCGGCCGCCGCGAAGGCGAAAGCGGCCGCCGCGGCGGCAAAAGCAAAAGCAGCGGCCGCCGCCCGCGCGAAGGCCGGAGCCGCTAAAGCGGGGGACGGAGCGGAGAAACCGTCTTCCCCGTCGCCGAACGATCCGCTGCTTCAAAAATATGTCCGCGTCATTCAGGAACATCTCGGGCCGGACGTGCTGGAAGACGCATATGTCAACAGGCTGGCCAAAGACGTACCGACCCTTGTTGTTAACAAGGAATCGTACTACAAAGTGGCCGAGTTTTTAAAATACAATGAACAGCTTCGGTTTGACTATTTGTCCGAGCTGCACGGCACCGATTTTCAAACGCATATGGAAGTGTATGTCCACTTGTACTCGTACCCGAATCGACAGCCAGTAGCGCTCAAAGTGAAAATCGAGCGCGACAACCCGGAAATCGATTCGCTCGTCCCGCTTTGGCCCGGGGCGAACTGGCCGGAATGCGAAGCGTACGACTTGCTTGGCATCCGATTCCGCGGCCACCCGAACTTAATCCGCATCTTCCTCGGGGAGCAATGGGTCGGGCATCCGCTGCGCAAAGATTACGAGCCGTATGATGCGGAGGTGTGA
- the nuoI gene encoding NADH-quinone oxidoreductase subunit NuoI has protein sequence MIGLVKGLAYTLKELTREKVTYDYPHEPLPLPDRFRGIQKFYPEKCIVCNQCMNICPTECIQLTGKKHPDPTKKGKVIDTYNINFEICILCDLCTEVCPTEAIVMTNNFELAEYSRDALYKDLTWLDENDTNVRRENKP, from the coding sequence ATGATCGGGTTAGTGAAAGGATTAGCGTATACGTTAAAAGAGTTGACGCGCGAAAAGGTGACATACGATTACCCGCACGAGCCGCTCCCGCTCCCGGATCGGTTTCGCGGCATCCAAAAGTTTTATCCGGAAAAGTGCATCGTCTGCAACCAGTGCATGAACATTTGTCCGACCGAATGCATTCAGCTGACGGGGAAAAAACATCCCGATCCGACGAAAAAAGGGAAAGTGATTGACACGTACAACATTAACTTTGAAATTTGCATTTTATGCGATTTGTGCACGGAAGTATGCCCGACGGAAGCGATCGTCATGACGAACAACTTCGAACTCGCTGAATATAGCCGCGACGCCCTGTATAAAGATTTGACCTGGCTTGATGAAAACGACACGAACGTCAGAAGGGAGAATAAGCCGTGA
- the nuoH gene encoding NADH-quinone oxidoreductase subunit NuoH gives MMEQWLESAPSWTNAAVFFGLGALLLATVLGFVTYGILAERKVMGFMQGRIGPNQVGGRLGLLQTVADVLKLLLKEDTIPKAADRPLYMLAPIIAFTPSFMVLAVLPFTESFRFADIGVGLLYYIAVSGLTTVGVVAGGWASNNKYALLGGMRAAAQMISYEIPLVMSALGVVLLAGSMNLVDIVEAQDDVWFIFAQPLAFLIFFIAAVAELNRVPFDLPEAESELVAGFHVEYSGFRWAFFMLAEYVYMFAMAALITILFLGGWHPVAFLGWIPGAVWFALKFCAVIFVLIWFRATFPRVRADQLMEFAWKVLLPLSLVNIVLTAVIKSLFF, from the coding sequence ATGATGGAGCAATGGCTCGAATCGGCGCCAAGCTGGACGAACGCCGCCGTCTTTTTCGGACTTGGAGCGCTTTTGTTGGCGACAGTGCTCGGGTTCGTTACGTACGGCATTTTGGCCGAACGGAAAGTGATGGGATTTATGCAAGGGCGCATCGGCCCGAACCAAGTCGGCGGCCGCCTGGGGCTTTTGCAAACCGTCGCTGACGTATTAAAGCTGCTGCTAAAGGAAGATACGATTCCGAAAGCGGCTGATCGTCCGCTGTACATGTTGGCGCCGATCATCGCCTTTACGCCGTCGTTTATGGTGTTGGCGGTGCTGCCGTTTACCGAGTCGTTCCGGTTTGCCGATATCGGCGTCGGCCTTTTGTATTATATTGCCGTTTCCGGTTTGACCACAGTCGGGGTTGTCGCCGGCGGCTGGGCGTCAAACAACAAATACGCCCTGCTTGGCGGCATGCGCGCGGCGGCGCAAATGATTTCGTATGAGATTCCGCTCGTCATGTCGGCGCTTGGTGTCGTGCTGTTGGCCGGAAGCATGAACTTAGTGGACATCGTCGAAGCGCAGGACGACGTATGGTTCATTTTCGCCCAACCGCTCGCCTTTTTGATTTTCTTTATTGCAGCGGTAGCCGAATTGAACCGGGTGCCGTTTGACTTGCCGGAGGCAGAATCTGAGCTCGTCGCCGGCTTTCACGTCGAATATTCCGGATTCCGCTGGGCGTTTTTCATGCTTGCTGAGTATGTGTACATGTTTGCCATGGCGGCGCTGATCACGATTTTGTTTCTTGGCGGCTGGCATCCGGTCGCATTTCTCGGCTGGATTCCTGGAGCGGTTTGGTTTGCGCTGAAGTTTTGTGCGGTCATCTTTGTCTTGATTTGGTTCCGCGCGACGTTCCCGCGCGTGCGCGCCGACCAGCTGATGGAGTTTGCCTGGAAAGTGTTGCTCCCGCTTTCGCTCGTCAATATCGTGTTGACGGCCGTTATAAAATCGTTGTTCTTCTAA
- the atpA gene encoding F0F1 ATP synthase subunit alpha produces MSIRAEEISALIKQQIENYESQIQVSDVGTVIQIGDGIARVHGLDNVMSGELVEFANGVMGMALNLEENNVGIVILGPYTGIKEGDEVRRTGRIMEVPVGEALIGRVVNPLGQPVDGLGPVETTETRPIESPAPGVMDRKSVHEPLQTGIKAIDALVPIGRGQRELIIGDRQTGKTSVAIDTILNQKDQNMICIYVAIGQKESTVRTVVETLRKHGALDYTIVVTASASQPAPLLFLAPYAGVSMGEYFMYKGQHVLVVYDDLSKQAAAYRELSLLLRRPPGREAYPGDVFYLHSRLLERAAKLSDAKGAGSLTALPFVETQAGDISAYIPTNVISITDGQIFLQSDLFFSGVRPAINAGLSVSRVGGAAQIKAMKKVSGTLRLDLAAYRELEAFAQFGSDLDKATQAKLARGARTVEVLKQDLHQPIPVEKQVAIIYALTRGFLDDIPVEDVRRFEKELFLWLDQNGQHLLEHIRTTKDLPNEEDFNKAIEAFKKTFVVSQ; encoded by the coding sequence ATGAGCATTCGAGCGGAAGAAATTAGCGCGCTCATTAAGCAGCAGATTGAAAACTACGAATCGCAAATTCAAGTGAGCGATGTTGGCACCGTCATCCAAATCGGTGACGGGATCGCCCGCGTTCACGGGCTTGATAACGTCATGTCCGGCGAGCTTGTCGAATTTGCTAACGGCGTGATGGGCATGGCGCTGAACTTGGAAGAAAACAACGTCGGGATCGTTATTTTAGGTCCGTATACCGGCATTAAAGAAGGCGATGAAGTGCGCCGCACGGGCCGGATTATGGAAGTGCCGGTAGGGGAAGCGCTCATCGGCCGTGTCGTCAACCCGCTCGGTCAGCCGGTTGACGGATTGGGCCCGGTTGAAACGACGGAAACGCGCCCGATCGAAAGCCCGGCGCCGGGTGTTATGGATCGGAAATCGGTGCATGAGCCGTTGCAAACAGGGATTAAAGCGATCGACGCGCTCGTGCCGATCGGCCGCGGTCAGCGTGAGCTCATCATCGGTGACCGGCAAACAGGGAAGACGTCAGTCGCCATTGACACGATTCTCAACCAAAAAGACCAAAATATGATTTGTATTTATGTGGCCATCGGTCAAAAAGAATCGACCGTTCGTACGGTTGTCGAAACGCTCCGCAAACATGGCGCGCTCGACTATACGATCGTCGTCACTGCTTCGGCGTCGCAACCGGCTCCGCTCTTGTTCCTGGCGCCGTATGCGGGCGTATCGATGGGCGAATATTTCATGTATAAAGGCCAACACGTATTGGTGGTTTACGACGACTTGTCGAAACAAGCCGCTGCGTACCGCGAGCTGTCGCTTTTGCTTCGCCGTCCGCCAGGCCGTGAAGCGTATCCGGGGGATGTCTTCTACTTGCACTCCCGCCTGCTCGAGCGCGCGGCGAAATTGAGCGATGCCAAAGGCGCCGGCTCGTTGACCGCGCTTCCGTTCGTCGAAACGCAAGCGGGCGACATCTCCGCTTACATTCCGACGAACGTCATCTCGATCACAGACGGGCAAATTTTCTTGCAATCCGACCTGTTCTTCTCCGGCGTCCGCCCGGCGATCAACGCAGGGTTGTCCGTCTCGCGCGTCGGTGGCGCCGCGCAAATTAAAGCGATGAAAAAAGTATCGGGGACGCTCCGTTTGGACTTGGCCGCATACCGCGAATTAGAAGCGTTCGCCCAATTCGGTTCCGACCTCGATAAAGCGACGCAGGCGAAACTCGCACGCGGGGCGCGCACGGTTGAAGTGCTGAAGCAAGATTTGCATCAGCCGATTCCGGTTGAAAAGCAAGTCGCCATCATTTATGCTCTGACGCGCGGCTTTTTGGATGACATCCCGGTTGAAGATGTGCGCCGTTTCGAAAAAGAACTTTTCTTGTGGCTCGACCAAAACGGGCAGCACTTGCTTGAGCATATCCGGACGACGAAAGACCTTCCGAATGAGGAAGATTTCAATAAAGCGATCGAAGCGTTCAAGAAAACGTTTGTCGTTTCCCAATAA
- the atpG gene encoding ATP synthase F1 subunit gamma has translation MASLRDIKTRINSTRKTSQITKAMEMVSTSKLNRAEQNAKSFVPYMEKMQEVVANVSLGAGGVSHPMLISRPVKKTGYLVITSDRGLAGAYNSNVLRTVYQTIQARHTSPDEYAIIVIGRVGLNFFRKRNMPVILDITRLPDQPSFADIKEIANKTVGLFADGTFDELYMYYNHYVSAIQQDVTERKLLPLTDLADNQQRTVYEFEPSQEEILDVLLPQYAESLIYGALLDAKASEHAARMTAMKNATDNAHELIRTLTLSYNRARQASITQEITEIVAGANALQ, from the coding sequence TTGGCATCGTTACGCGACATTAAAACGCGCATCAATTCGACGAGAAAAACGAGCCAAATCACGAAAGCGATGGAAATGGTCTCGACGTCGAAATTAAACCGCGCGGAGCAAAACGCGAAATCGTTCGTCCCATACATGGAAAAAATGCAGGAAGTCGTGGCCAACGTCTCGCTTGGCGCCGGCGGTGTCTCCCATCCGATGCTCATCTCGCGTCCGGTGAAAAAGACAGGATATTTAGTCATCACATCGGACCGCGGTTTAGCCGGGGCGTACAACAGCAACGTGCTGCGCACCGTCTACCAAACGATTCAGGCGCGCCATACCTCCCCGGACGAGTACGCCATCATCGTCATTGGCCGCGTCGGGTTAAACTTTTTCCGCAAACGGAACATGCCGGTTATTCTCGATATTACCCGCTTGCCGGATCAGCCGTCGTTTGCCGATATTAAGGAGATTGCTAACAAAACGGTCGGGTTGTTCGCCGATGGCACGTTTGATGAACTATATATGTACTATAACCATTACGTGAGCGCCATCCAACAAGATGTGACAGAACGGAAGCTGCTCCCGCTCACCGATTTGGCTGACAATCAGCAGCGCACGGTGTACGAATTTGAACCGTCGCAAGAGGAAATTTTGGACGTCTTGTTGCCGCAGTACGCGGAGAGCCTTATTTACGGCGCGTTGCTCGATGCGAAAGCGAGCGAACACGCCGCCCGGATGACAGCGATGAAGAACGCGACCGACAACGCGCATGAACTCATTCGCACGTTGACGCTTTCCTACAACCGCGCTCGCCAAGCTTCGATCACGCAAGAAATTACGGAAATTGTCGCCGGGGCAAACGCCTTGCAATAG
- a CDS encoding NuoB/complex I 20 kDa subunit family protein translates to MDVKWDGMTFDEMEEVKRNVFFTTLEQLKGWARSNSLWPLTFGLACCAIEMMAVGGAHYDLDRFGSFFRASPRQSDVMIVSGTVTKKMAPLLRRLYDQMPEPKWVIAMGSCATAGGPYVKSYSVVKGVDQIVPVDVYIPGCPPNPAALIYGIHKLKEKIRLEAKTGKKVL, encoded by the coding sequence ATGGATGTAAAATGGGATGGCATGACGTTTGACGAAATGGAAGAAGTAAAGCGCAACGTGTTTTTTACGACGTTGGAACAGTTAAAAGGGTGGGCGCGAAGCAATTCGCTCTGGCCGCTGACGTTCGGTCTCGCCTGTTGCGCGATTGAAATGATGGCGGTCGGCGGCGCTCATTACGACCTTGATCGGTTCGGCTCGTTTTTCCGCGCCTCACCACGGCAATCAGACGTTATGATCGTCTCCGGAACGGTGACGAAAAAAATGGCGCCGCTTTTGCGCCGGTTGTACGATCAAATGCCGGAGCCGAAATGGGTGATCGCCATGGGATCATGCGCGACAGCCGGCGGACCGTATGTGAAATCGTACAGCGTCGTTAAAGGGGTTGACCAAATCGTCCCGGTCGACGTGTACATACCCGGCTGTCCACCAAACCCGGCGGCGCTTATTTACGGCATTCATAAACTAAAAGAAAAAATCCGCTTGGAAGCCAAAACGGGGAAGAAGGTGTTGTAA
- a CDS encoding NADH-quinone oxidoreductase subunit J, protein MSGTDIAFFLLALAAIAGGVTMLQLTNVVHMVIALVMTFLGIAGLYVLLSAEFVAVVQVLIYSGAITIIMLFAIMLTRHHGDDAERQTAVGIWHKAVVAVSVLAFGLAVYFGIRRLDFGADGSALAADNAREIGKWLYSYYTIPFEIVSVILLVALIGAIVLARKDGKEAEDE, encoded by the coding sequence GTGAGCGGAACCGACATTGCTTTTTTCCTGCTCGCCCTTGCAGCCATTGCCGGCGGGGTGACGATGCTCCAATTGACGAACGTCGTCCATATGGTCATCGCCCTCGTCATGACGTTTTTGGGCATCGCCGGGCTGTATGTCTTGCTCTCCGCCGAGTTCGTCGCCGTCGTGCAAGTGCTCATTTATTCCGGGGCTATCACCATCATTATGCTGTTTGCCATCATGTTGACCCGTCATCATGGCGATGACGCGGAGCGCCAAACGGCGGTTGGCATCTGGCATAAAGCGGTCGTTGCCGTCTCTGTCCTCGCCTTTGGCCTCGCTGTTTACTTTGGCATCCGCCGTCTTGATTTTGGGGCTGACGGCAGCGCGCTCGCGGCTGATAACGCGAGGGAGATCGGCAAATGGCTGTATTCGTATTATACGATTCCGTTTGAAATCGTGTCCGTCATTTTGCTTGTCGCCTTGATCGGGGCGATCGTGCTGGCGAGAAAAGACGGCAAGGAGGCGGAAGACGAATGA
- the nuoK gene encoding NADH-quinone oxidoreductase subunit NuoK produces the protein MTLSAYLALALILFCIGLYGALTKRNTVIVLICIELMLNAVNINFVAFAKYGAHPGVHGHVFALFAIAVAAAEAAVGLAALIAFYRNRKTVQVDEANSLKH, from the coding sequence ATGACATTATCGGCTTATTTGGCGTTGGCGCTTATCTTATTTTGCATTGGGCTGTACGGAGCGCTGACGAAACGAAATACGGTCATCGTCCTCATTTGCATCGAGCTTATGTTAAATGCGGTCAACATCAACTTCGTCGCTTTTGCCAAATACGGCGCCCATCCCGGCGTTCACGGCCACGTGTTCGCGTTGTTTGCGATCGCCGTAGCGGCAGCGGAGGCGGCTGTCGGCTTGGCCGCACTCATCGCCTTTTACCGCAACCGCAAAACGGTTCAAGTCGATGAAGCCAATTCATTGAAACATTAG
- a CDS encoding F0F1 ATP synthase subunit epsilon translates to MKTIHVSVVTPDGPVYEGDVEMVSVKAKSGELGILPGHIPLVAPLEISAARLKKDGKTDYVAVSGGFIEVRPDNVTILAQAAERAEDIDVLRAKAAKERAERRLQSQQDDIDFRRAELALKRALNRLNVSEMR, encoded by the coding sequence ATGAAAACGATCCATGTGAGCGTCGTCACTCCTGATGGCCCGGTGTACGAAGGCGATGTCGAAATGGTGAGCGTGAAGGCGAAAAGCGGGGAGCTCGGCATTTTGCCGGGGCACATTCCGCTTGTCGCCCCGCTCGAGATCAGCGCGGCCCGTCTGAAGAAGGACGGCAAAACGGACTATGTTGCGGTTAGCGGCGGCTTTATCGAAGTCCGCCCGGACAACGTGACCATTTTGGCCCAAGCTGCTGAGCGGGCGGAAGACATTGATGTCCTTCGCGCCAAAGCGGCAAAAGAGCGGGCGGAACGCCGCTTGCAAAGCCAACAGGATGATATTGACTTCAGGCGGGCCGAACTGGCGCTAAAACGCGCCTTGAATCGCTTGAATGTTTCTGAAATGAGATAA
- a CDS encoding F0F1 ATP synthase subunit delta has translation MSQEVIAKRYASALFQIALEQQQLDRIEEDIRAVRQALVENGEFLSILSNPKLSLDKKKALVREVFAGVSTPVQNTLLLLLERHRFGLVPELADQFVALANDARGIVEATAYSARPLTDEELQALSDVFAKKVGKETLRIENIVDPELIGGVKLRIGNRIYDGSVSGQLERIQRQLIG, from the coding sequence ATGAGCCAAGAAGTGATCGCTAAGCGGTATGCGTCCGCTCTGTTTCAAATCGCGCTTGAACAACAGCAGCTAGACCGAATCGAAGAAGATATCCGCGCCGTGCGCCAAGCGTTGGTGGAAAACGGCGAGTTTTTATCGATTCTTTCCAACCCGAAACTTTCCTTGGACAAGAAAAAAGCGCTCGTTCGTGAAGTGTTTGCCGGCGTTTCCACCCCGGTGCAAAACACGCTTTTGCTTCTTCTTGAGCGCCATCGCTTCGGCCTTGTGCCTGAACTGGCAGATCAGTTTGTCGCCCTTGCCAACGATGCGCGCGGCATCGTTGAGGCGACGGCGTATTCGGCCCGGCCGTTGACGGATGAGGAACTGCAGGCGCTTTCTGACGTATTTGCCAAAAAAGTTGGCAAAGAGACGCTCCGCATTGAAAATATCGTCGACCCGGAATTGATTGGCGGCGTGAAGCTGCGCATCGGCAACCGCATTTATGACGGCAGCGTCAGCGGGCAGCTGGAACGGATTCAGCGGCAGCTCATTGGTTAA
- the atpD gene encoding F0F1 ATP synthase subunit beta has protein sequence MTRGRVIQVMGPVVDVKFENGHLPAIYNALKIQHQARNENEVDIDLTLEVALHLGDDTVRTIAMASTDGLIRGMEVVDTGAPISVPVGDVTLGRVFNVLGEPIDLQDEIPAEARRDPIHRPAPKFDELATEVEILETGIKVVDLLAPYIKGGKIGLFGGAGVGKTVLIQELIHNIAQEHGGISVFAGVGERTREGNDLYHEMKDSGVISKTAMVFGQMNEPPGARMRVALTGLTMAEYFRDEQGQDVLLFIDNIFRFTQAGSEVSALLGRMPSAVGYQPTLATEMGQLQERITSTATGSITSIQAIYVPADDYTDPAPATTFSHLDATTNLERKLAEMGIYPAVDPLASTSRALAPEIVGEEHYQVARRVQQTLQRYKELQDIIAILGMDELSDEDKLVVHRARRIQFFLSQNFHVAEQFTGQPGSYVPVKETVRGFKEILEGKYDHLPEDAFRLVGRIEEVVEKAKAMGVEV, from the coding sequence ATGACAAGAGGACGCGTTATTCAAGTCATGGGTCCGGTTGTAGACGTCAAGTTCGAAAACGGCCACTTGCCGGCCATCTACAACGCCCTGAAAATTCAACATCAAGCGCGCAACGAAAACGAAGTCGATATCGACTTGACATTGGAAGTCGCCTTGCATCTTGGCGATGATACAGTACGGACGATCGCGATGGCATCGACCGACGGCTTGATCCGCGGCATGGAAGTCGTCGATACCGGGGCGCCGATTTCGGTACCGGTTGGCGATGTCACGCTTGGCCGCGTGTTTAACGTCTTGGGCGAGCCGATCGATTTGCAGGACGAGATCCCGGCTGAAGCCCGTCGTGACCCGATTCACCGTCCGGCGCCAAAATTCGATGAACTGGCGACGGAAGTCGAAATTTTGGAAACCGGGATTAAAGTCGTCGACTTGCTCGCCCCGTATATCAAAGGTGGTAAGATCGGCTTGTTCGGCGGTGCCGGCGTAGGGAAAACGGTCTTGATCCAAGAGCTGATCCATAACATCGCCCAAGAGCACGGCGGGATTTCCGTTTTCGCTGGTGTCGGTGAACGGACGCGTGAAGGGAACGACTTGTACCATGAAATGAAAGATTCCGGCGTTATTAGCAAAACGGCCATGGTGTTCGGACAAATGAACGAGCCGCCGGGCGCGCGGATGCGCGTTGCGTTGACCGGCTTGACGATGGCTGAATATTTCCGCGATGAGCAAGGGCAAGACGTATTGCTCTTTATCGATAACATTTTCCGTTTCACACAGGCCGGCTCCGAAGTATCGGCGTTGTTAGGCCGCATGCCGTCGGCCGTTGGTTATCAGCCGACATTGGCGACGGAGATGGGCCAGCTGCAAGAGCGGATCACGTCAACAGCAACAGGCTCGATCACCTCAATCCAGGCGATTTACGTTCCGGCCGACGACTATACAGACCCGGCTCCGGCGACGACGTTCTCGCACTTGGATGCGACGACAAACTTGGAGCGGAAGCTCGCCGAGATGGGGATTTATCCGGCCGTTGACCCGCTTGCTTCGACATCGCGCGCGCTGGCGCCGGAAATTGTCGGTGAAGAGCATTACCAAGTTGCCCGCCGCGTACAGCAAACATTGCAGCGCTATAAAGAGCTGCAAGACATTATCGCCATCTTAGGGATGGACGAACTGTCCGATGAAGACAAGCTCGTCGTCCACCGCGCCCGCCGCATTCAATTTTTCTTATCGCAAAACTTCCACGTGGCGGAACAGTTCACGGGCCAACCGGGTTCGTACGTGCCGGTGAAGGAAACGGTGCGCGGCTTTAAAGAAATTTTGGAGGGCAAATACGACCACCTTCCGGAAGATGCGTTCCGCTTAGTCGGCCGCATTGAAGAAGTGGTTGAAAAAGCGAAAGCCATGGGCGTCGAAGTGTGA
- a CDS encoding NADH-quinone oxidoreductase subunit A has product MSNIYANSYLIVFVFLCLGVLLPIGALTAGRLLRPHVPDEEKATTYESGNIPFHDSRIQFQVRYYLFALLFVIFDVETVFLYPWAVVYDQLGLFALVEMIIFIVLLAIGLIYAWKKKVLRWM; this is encoded by the coding sequence TTGAGCAACATTTATGCCAACAGTTATTTGATTGTCTTTGTCTTTCTTTGCCTTGGGGTGCTGCTGCCAATCGGGGCGCTTACGGCCGGACGCTTGTTGCGGCCGCACGTGCCGGACGAGGAGAAGGCTACGACTTATGAAAGCGGTAACATCCCATTTCATGACTCGCGCATCCAATTCCAAGTCCGTTATTACTTGTTTGCCTTGCTATTTGTTATTTTTGACGTCGAGACAGTGTTTTTATACCCGTGGGCGGTCGTTTACGACCAACTCGGCTTGTTTGCTTTAGTGGAAATGATCATTTTCATCGTTTTGCTTGCCATTGGCCTCATTTATGCCTGGAAAAAGAAGGTGTTACGATGGATGTAA